From the Tripterygium wilfordii isolate XIE 37 chromosome 6, ASM1340144v1, whole genome shotgun sequence genome, one window contains:
- the LOC119999604 gene encoding abscisic acid 8'-hydroxylase CYP707A1-like produces MELRALLYVLMFLLTLFLYFIKTRDHKDPNKRGRLPPGSMGWPYIGETLHLYSQDPNLFFAAKQKRYGEIFKTHVLGCPCVMLASPEAARFVLVTQAHLFKPTYPESKEKLIGLSAIFFHQGDYHIRIRKLVQSSLSLEAIRNLVADIEAITASAFDKWDGGLVVNTFQEMKKISFEVGILLIFGHLEPHFKEDLKRNYSIVDKGYNSFPTNFPGSPYKKALLARQRLRKILSERKEKKFLEKELLGCLLNSKDEKGESLTEDQIADNIIGVLFAAQDTTASALTWIVKYLHDNPKLLEAVKAEQKAIRKVNGEGNRPLSWSQTRNMPLTSKVILESLRMASIISFTFREAVADVEYKGYLIPKGWKVMPLFRNIHHNPAFFNDPKKFDPSRFEVAPKPNTFMPFGSGVHSCPGNELAKLEMLIAVHHLVTNFRWEVVGSENGIQYGPFPVPLHGLPARFWKESTSSNALPPHDDLTISYPLA; encoded by the exons ATGGAATTAAGAGCCCTTCTCTATGTCCTCATGTTTCTGCTCACTCTGTTCTTGTATTTCATCAAAACAAGAGACCACAAAGACCCCAACAAAAGAGGTAGGCTCCCTCCAGGTTCAATGGGTTGGCCATACATAGGTGAAACACTTCACCTCTACTCACAAGACCCAAATCTCTTCTTTGCAGCCAAACAAAAAAG GTATGGAGAGATTTTCAAGACACATGTTTTGGGTTGTCCCTGTGTGATGCTGGCTAGTCCTGAGGCTGCAAGGTTTGTCCTAGTGACACAAGCTCACTTGTTCAAGCCAACTTACCCGGAAAGCAAAGAGAAACTAATCGGTCTGTCCGCGATCTTTTTTCACCAAGGAGACTACCATATCCGGATAAGAAAGCTGGTTCAGAGCTCCTTGTCACTTGAAGCAATTAGAAATCTGGTGGCAGATATTGAAGCCATAACAGCCTCAGCCTTTGATAAATGGGATGGTGGCCTTGTTGTAAATACCTTTCAAGAAATGAAGAAG ATTTCTTTTGAAGTGGGTATACTTCTCATCTTTGGTCATCTAGAACCCCACTTTAAAGAGGATCTGAAGAGAAACTATAGCATAGTTGATAAAGGATATAATTCCTTCCCTACAAACTTCCCAGGAAGTCCATACAAAAAGGCTTTATTG gcaAGACAGAGGCTAAGGAAGATTTTGAGtgagaggaaggagaagaagtTCCTTGAGAAGGAACTGTTGGGATGTCTATTGAACTCCAAAGATGAGAAAGGAGAATCACTAACAGAAGATCAAATCGCGGATAATATCATCGGTGTTCTTTTCGCAGCGCAAGACACAACAGCCAGTGCCTTGACATGGATTGTCAAGTACCTTCATGACAATCCGAAACTTCTAGAGGCAGTCAAG GCTGAACAGAAGGCAATTCGGAAAGTGAATGGTGAAGGTAACAGGCCATTGAGTTGGAGCCAAACAAGGAACATGCCTCTAACTTCCAAG GTTATTTTGGAGAGCTTGAGAATGGCAAGCATTATATCTTTCACCTTTAGAGAAGCAGTGGCTGATGTTGAATACAAGG GGTACCTTATTCCAAAAGGTTGGAAGGTGATGCCTCTGTTCAGGAACATTCATCACAATCCAGCATTTTTCAATGATCCTAAAAAATTTGATCCTTCAAGATTTGAG GTTGCCCCAAAACCCAATACATTCATGCCATTTGGGAGTGGAGTACATTCCTGCCCAGGAAATGAACTTGCAAAGCTGGAAATGCTTATAGCAGTCCACCATTTGGTCACCAACTTCAG GTGGGAAGTGGTGGGATCTGAAAATGGGATTCAGTATGGCCCATTCCCAGTCCCTCTCCATGGATTACCAGCCAGATTTTGGAAAGAATCTACCAGCTCAAACGCATTACCACCGCATGATGACTTGACCATTTCCTACCCCTTGGCTTAG